GTGACCCTGCCGCTGGTGGCGCCGGGGGTGAGCGCCGGGGCCCTCCTCTGCTTCACCCGAGCGTTGGGGGAGTTCGGCGCGACCATCACCTTCGCGGGAAGTTTCCCCGGGGTCACCCAGACTCTCCCGATCGCCACCTACCTCCAGTTGCAGACCGACCCTGACGCCGCGATCGCCCTCTCCCTCGTGCTCATGGCGGTGAGTGTCGCCGTGCTGGTGAGCCTGCGCGACCGGTGGGTGCCGGGGGTGACCGGATGACGCAGCGTGCCCGCGCTCTCGAGGCAACGATCTCGGTGCCCCGTGACGCCTTCACCGTTGAGGTCGAGCTCCACGTGGAGCCAGGCGAGCCGCTGTGCATCGTCGGTCCGAACGGAGCGGGTAAGTCGACGATCCTCGGAGCGCTCGCCGGTACGGTGCACGCCCACGGGTCGATTCGTGTCGGCGCGCGAGACGTCATCACCGCACCCATCGAGGCTCGGCGAATGGGCTACGTGTTCCAGGACTACCTGCTCTTTCCGCACCTGACCGTTATCGAGAACGTGGCCTTCGGGCCCCGTTCTCGAGGGGTTGCTCGCGATGAAGCCCGCGAACGTGCATCCTCGTGGTTGCAGCGATTCGGGGTTCACGATCTCGCGCAGCGTCGCCCGTCCGAACTGTCGGGAGGTCAAGCGCAACGTGTGGCACTCGCCCGCGCTCTCGCCGCTGAACCCGACGTGCTGCTCCTCGATGAACCCCTCGCGGCGCTCGACGTGGAAGTCCGCGACGAGGTGCGCTCCGAGCTGCGTCGTCACCTCCGCGAGTGGGGTGGGATCGCGGTGCTCGTCACCCACGATGCGGCCGACGTGCGCTCGCTCGCGCACGACGTCATGGTGCTCGAACGCGGCAGGGTGACGCAGCGCGGGACGCTCGACGGGCTGCGGCGGCATCCGGCGACCGACTACGTGCGTCGCCTGACGGGCGCCCAGTCCGAATAGGGTGAACGGATGGATGCCCTGCAACCCGGTCTCGGACCGATCCGCTCCGCGAC
This genomic window from Antiquaquibacter oligotrophicus contains:
- a CDS encoding sulfate/molybdate ABC transporter ATP-binding protein; translated protein: MTQRARALEATISVPRDAFTVEVELHVEPGEPLCIVGPNGAGKSTILGALAGTVHAHGSIRVGARDVITAPIEARRMGYVFQDYLLFPHLTVIENVAFGPRSRGVARDEARERASSWLQRFGVHDLAQRRPSELSGGQAQRVALARALAAEPDVLLLDEPLAALDVEVRDEVRSELRRHLREWGGIAVLVTHDAADVRSLAHDVMVLERGRVTQRGTLDGLRRHPATDYVRRLTGAQSE